The Brassica oleracea var. oleracea cultivar TO1000 chromosome C7, BOL, whole genome shotgun sequence sequence CCTGTCTAGTGAGGTGGCTTCCTAGAAGGTTCTGTGGAGCAAAGTTGACTAGTTTTCAGCTCTTCAACCGCCTACGAAAATCTACCACAAACAAAAGATATCAGAACATAAACGCATCATTGATCTAAAGTATGAAATGAAACCAATACAAGTTACCTCTTCTTAATAGCTGGATTCGATCCTTTACCACCACCTAAAGGATACTGCTATACAAGAACACTTGGGTGTGTACACCTATATAACAAGAAGTAAAGGCAACTTTAGATTACCCTGAGAATCTAGGTTAAAGTCGGTGGTGGGTAGTAAGTATTCTCACATAGCATCAAAGCCTCCAATAAGAAAGCAGAAGCAATATTCTCTCTTATCAAAAAAAGAAAGAAAAACAGAATTAAGACAGAAGAGACAAGCGCGGGCCCTAAGAAACCAACCAACAACTACTCATGAGTGGATCACACAAAGTGCAGCTACCTAAACACTGATGGAAATCCTCAAGTCTTGTCATTAAGGTTCACACAAAAGATAAATCAGTAAATGATTGTTGCAGGGATATTGAATCTTCAAATACGGAATACGATACCATTGAGGGTAGGCCACGTTTTTTTCTGTAAAGATGAGATCTTTGTCACACACACAGAAGAATTATATACACACAAAAAAAAATATCGAAATTTCACCTAAGAAACTAAACCCAAGTGAGAATCAATCTCACTGGAGAAGGAGTGAAAGAGAGGTTTTTTGAGATTTTTTTTCAGACAAACAAAAACAGAGCGTGTAATGGAAGATCAGAGTAGAAATAAATTTTTCAATAGTTACAGGAGAGATCACATGACATTGCCGTCAAATGTAAGACCAAACACACACTATAGAACGCTGATCATCGTATATTTATCATTTTCGAAGACCAATTTTACATAATTAAACAAAATCAAAACATAAACAGAGATAATAATCACAAGGGGTTCCTCGGGAAATTGAGGGGGAATGGTTGAGGAAATTTTTTTTTACCTTTGCTGAAACAATGACGATATATAATGGGATCCCTAAAAAGGAATGGATCAGGGAAGAAAGCGAAGGGATTCAACGCTTCTGCTGGGAATCAAAGAGAATTGTTGTAATGTAACTCTGGCAGAGAAAGAGTTAATAACCGGAAATTTTCCATTCCGGTACGGGATTTATTATAAAGGGCTGAGAAATAACAATTTGGGCCTTAAACTGGAGCTATTTAACCTCTTTTATTGCAGGCCCTACGTGTCTTTCTTGCATCCTTTTATTCACAATCTTAAAAGAGTGTTACAACTAGCTAAAAGGTTATTGATTGGTAGAATTTGATTTGTTCATTTTTATAAATATTTAGCTCCTTATGAATCCATATTTATTATTTGTAAAATTTTGTTTTCCACTTGGTAGAATTTAATTTCATTTGTATCACTGGTTATTCAAACAAATATATTTGCTTATAGTGTCATATATTTAAACTCTTTGAAGCCTGTGTAAATATAGTCTTAACTCAAATGGAGCCCAACAACACCTATAAGCTTTAATGGAGGAGACATGTAACCGGTAGTGATTGGGGGAGTGTTGACCGCTTAGACGCAGCCGTACTAGAAGCCTTTTGCTTGGTATGCAGTCATAGAGAGAGGGAAAGAAGAGGAATCTGCCAAGACATCTCAGCTTTGAACGGTGGTCTGTCTCAATACGCATAGACATTGTTCGTGCAAAGATTAGAGAGTGAATTAACCGGCTGTTTAGCAGCTTTCTGTTGGTTAGTTTTGCTTTTGCTTTTGGGGTGCCTACATACATTTGATGTTTTACTATTTGAAGTTAAACGGCGCTAGAAGCCTTGCTTCTTGCTCCTCGCTTACACCTTCACCACGTGGTACATGTGAACTTATACGCGCTTAACAAAACCATTTTATTGCATCAACAGTGAAATGTGTACAAGTGATTACATAATCAAATAAATATCTCGTCTGTGTATGTGTGTAAGAGAAAGTGAGAGAGATTTGTTACCTAATAAAGAAACAACAACAAACTTTGATGCTCCAAAAATGTCTTTTGAGTGTTTAAAAAGGGAAAGAAGGATGATTTCTGTTGGTTGGTTTGGTTCAAGCAAGATCTTGCGGCTCAAGAGCTGCAATTTCTCTCAAGACCTGACTTTTGTCTGCTTCAAACCTCTCGTCCTCTGCCACCAAAATGGAACGAAACAAAGCATTTTACAAGGATGAAAAGAATCAAATACAAAGCGTGTTGTCACTTAAAAGGACTTTCATACCTTTGTCTGGTTTTAAATCAGCCAACAATCTCAGAAGCTTGCTTCTGTTTGCCACCAGAATGTTGACTATATCTGCAGGCTTCTTTTGGTTCGCCACAAACAGCTGCGCAACAGTGGTGATAATCTCATTACAATCACGTTGGAACCACATTTAAACAAGCAGGACAATCATCATCGCAAATGATGATTACGTTCCTCAAGATATATAAAAAGTATACCTTGAAAACATGGAATGCTTCTATCTGGATGCTCTTGCTTGACTCCTGTAATTCAAAAGGGATTGAGTTTATTTCCCAAACTATTATCATCAAGAACAAAAGATTTGAGGAAGGTGGCGACATACTCTCAGAAGATTCATGAGAATCCTCAAGTTATCCCTTGAGCTCACATATTTCGTCATCACAGCTGAATTTGATCGATCCAGTAATATATCACCCAGCAACTGTTTACACGATACCGTACATGAGCTTGATGACACACTAACGCTGTTTTAATGTTTAGACTCTCTTATAATTTGCACCCTACCTTGATAGCTTGCCGTCTGGTTATATAATTACTTGATTCAAGAAGCTTTGAGTTGTAGTCTGCGAAAAACTGCAAACCAAAAAAGTTTGAGAATTATATAATAGTCTAAAGTATGAGTCACTCATAATGTTCTGCCTTAACGCACAGATCATAACATTGTAAAAAGAAACTTACCCAGTCTTCATTGTTGGTGAGAAACTCGGCAACAGTAGACTTATGCCTAGTTAACAGTTCCTGTAAAAAACATATTATATAGTGTTGGAGTTATCATTGCATGTTTGACACTTGATAGTGAGAAAATGCAAGTTTTGTAGCAATTTAAAACAACCTTGAAAGTTGCAGCTGCATCAGCAGCAATGTCGAAATTAGGAAGCTGTATGTAATCGAAGAACTTCTTCACATGCTCCGACTCCAAAACATATCTGAATCCAAGGAAATCATGTAAGTAAACCCATTGCCATTAACAACCTTGAACATAGCACCATAATGCAAAGACGATAATTACTTCACAGGTTGCAAACAGAAGAAAAAATGGAGTTATTTGCTTACTTGGCAACAATCTGATGGCGGATGCACTCCCTAAACATAGCACCATAATGCAAAGCCAGGTCCGTGTTCTCAAAGCTGACAAAAAAAAAAAGACATCAAAAGCTATAAATAAAAAATCTACCAACAGGTAGCTTAATGCAACTTCAATGATAACAAGCCTCACCCCTCAATCAAAAGATCCATGAGATCAAGATTGGCTTCGAGATAATCAGAAGCAATCAACTTAGAATTGACTTGCTGCCTCTGTAGATTAGCAACAACTTGTGTAGCATCTTTCCTAGTCTGATAAACAACAAAAGGACAATACTTTCTCAATCTAATCATCAAAAATGATGTCTTTTATGGGAAAAAACTCAAATTGTTAACCTCGAGGTTGAGTTTAGGGAGACAAGTAATCAAGAGACGAAGAGTGTCCTCTCTAAAGAACTCTTGAGTCAATTGAGCACAAGCTTCCGCAACAGGCTCAGCCTCGCTGTTCCCATAGAGAATCGACTTCATATCACGAATGTTCCTGCTCAGCTCCGCCATCTACAAAAAAGCAAAAATGACAAATCCAATTGAAGCGAATTGCACACACAAACGATATAGAAGAGCAAACGGCATTATCACCTTCTCGTCGCGTTTGGAATCAGGCAGAGAGATGGAACCATGGGCGTAGAGAAAGAGATCGCGCGTCTGTCGGACGAGGTCAGACGGAGTCCGAGGCTTGGACTTGAAAAGCCCCTTCATCTTCGCACCCCCGAGATCGGATTGATCCGAAGGTTCTCCGGTGGCTGAAGAAGAGGTTAGGCTTCCGCTTAGGTGCTGGGACGAGAGCCTCCGCGAAGGCGCGGAGTGGTCTCGTCCAGCACCTCCTCTCGTTGACACGCACGACCCTATCTTTACTTTACCCTCCTCTCTTCCCCTTCCCTTTTATTCAAAATTACAATTAACAAAGTAAAAGAAAAAAACTGTTTTGAAAATTGGAGGTCTCTCTTTTATATCTCTGATTTGAAACGTTTCCCTATATCTCCTCCTGTCTCACCATCTTCCTCTCACCCTCCATTTTTTTAGCGTTGCAGGAATAAGAGAGAGAGAGAGACAGCTATTTTCTCTCCTATCTATCTCATGCCTCCTTAAGTAAAAAACAAATATTAATTGTGATTCTACTAGTGAAAATGTCCAATTAACGACATTTAACTATTTTTAAGCTATGATATGTCAACAGAAAAAGAAAAAAAAAACTATTTTTAAGCTATGTTCGTTTGTATGTAAGCTGCAGGCAGCGATGATTAATCATAAGTTGTATAAATATAAATTGTTAAAAAAAATGCAACGATAGTATAAAACTTGATCGTAAAACTGTTATAGCAAATGAACATTGAAGTGCGGTTTGGGACCAGTCACAGATGGCAGCGACATGCAAATGATCAAGGTTTATAAAAGTTGTTAATTGCTTCCAAAACGTACAATTGAAGACGGAAATGGAGTCGCTACTTGCGAATTAATTCTCAAATTATACACCAAAAATTATAGTGATGAGAAAAAAAAATGTGAAACTGGTAGTTGAATAAATGCTGGTCACATGTGATGAGCTACTAGTATATGGTGGACCAAAGAGAAAGGACATGTTCGCTATACACCGTCAACAACTTGCCCTCACATAGTCACATGTGGTTATCTCGTGTCTCCTCCTTTGTAATTTCTTTACAAATGAATAAATGACATTCTTGTTCCCTAATTAAATAATTAAAGATTTCTTATTCTCTCAACGGTCTCGTGACTCCATAAACTATACAGCAAATTAGCCGGCGTGATTAGCGGATGTGTCACCACTTGTTCAATCAATTACACAACCATTTCTTCATCTTCATCAAATCAAGAAAACTTGAAACCAGATAGTATCACAGAAATCAACATTAATTTCTTCTTTGTTTATTTAACTTTTTTACTGTTTTTATCAGATCATTACATATGGAGAACTCAGAGGAAACATCCATTAATTAAATGGCAGGCTTGAACGAAGTGAGATTCATCGATTTCAACCACGCCCTCTCCCATACAATAGCCTCGTAGTTCTTGCTCGCACCAGCCCCGGCTGTCTCTACGCCATCATTCACCGCCACGATAAGCCGATAATTCATGCCGGCGACTACCTGAGACTCACCGCTAACAACCACCACGAACTCGAGTCCCGCTTTACTCTGCTTGTTGTACTCAGACACCGAGAATTTCCCGATCTCTACGACGTGAGGGTCATTAACGTCGCTGAGGGGACGCCATCCGCCCACACGCGGCGACGCAGACGCGTATAGAGGGAGGAGAACGAGAGAGAGGAGAAGAATGGAGGTTGATTTGTTATTCATTTTCGCAGTCTGTATTTTGTAACCGTTGTTTTTTTTGTAGAATTGGTAATGACAGAGTTTAGGTAGGGATCTTTATAGTAGAGGCCTGATACGTCATACGTGGCGTGACGTGGCGCGGATTAATTAATTTCTTGCCGATTTTCTGATACATGGGCCATAAAGAGAAGAAAAAGTTAAGATATTTAACTAATGCTTAACGGAAATCTAATCAAATTAATTTTTCATTGCTTTATATTTTTAACCTTGTAAATAAATCAAAGTGGTTTAATTAGGCATGTATATTTGATTTTCGGTTTCAGTTTCAATTCGGCCTTTTGTTCCAATTTTGGATTTTAAAAATAAGAACCATTCGGTTATTTTTAGCTTTAGTCTGATTGTTTTGATTTTTGGTTCAGTTCGGTTAACAACAACAAATAATTAATATTTTTAAATATATAAATTTTTTAAGGTTATTTTACAAAATATAAGATGTTTCAAAATATATAATGTTTTAACATTTTTTAAAGTAAGTTTTTTAATATTATTAGATATTTGTTTGTGTATTTGATTTTCCATTTGGTTTTTGTTTTTCATTCCAAAAATATAGAAATCTCTTGATTATTTGTGAATAGTGATTTAATTTGATTTTTTTCCGTTTATATGCCTAAGCTTTAGGTCTAGTATTTGCAAGAGTGATAGCTTAACAAGTAGCCAACAATTACCCAATCATTTATGTATTTTGCAATGCCCAACTACCATCTACAAAATTAAATACTCCCAAAAAGAATATATAATAATGATAATCATATTAATTAATAGTATAGTTCACAACTACAGTGAAATCTCTATAAATTAATAATGTTGAGATTATACTAAAACTATAATTTTTTATTAATTTATAGAGATATTAATTTATCATATGTTAATTGAATCAAAAACTCAATTTGAAACTAATTTCAATTTGAAACTAAATTCAATTTGAGACTAAATTCAATTTGAGACTATAAAATTATATTATTTTATAAAAAAATTTAGTGTATATTAATTTAAAGATGATATACTATATTCAAAGGACAAATAAAGAACATGAATGGGTGTAACGGACAAAGAGTGATAAAAGCAAAGACAGACAATTATTGATGTAAAACAAACCAAGGCACGAGCGTTTTCTTTTATTTCTTTTGCGTGTTGTCGAAACTCGTATACAGAAGAAGACACGCTGGACAGTGACGTGGTGGGATTATCAACGAGGTGGATATGATATGGACAAGTAGGACCGCTCGATGGATTGACAACTGTTTTTTTATGAGTGTTTTTGATATGAACTTAAAGCAGATTATCTCATACACACACAAATTTTAATAGTATTTAACTATTAGATATGTATGTCATTTTTTGTTTTCTTTTTGAGAATATGTAGTTTAATTTTTGAAAATCACATTTTAAATATTTCAGATGAGATTTTCTAACATAACTAAATATTTAAAATGCTATTTGGATTTACGAATAGGATCTTCCGAATGCAGAAATATAGAATATACACAGTACACATTTATACTATTAAAATATTTGCTCTCAATATACATACATACACATGAAACAAACAAAAAGAGAAAAGAGACCAAACTTACCGGTACGTTGTAAGCACAAAAGAAAGCAATCGTACCGGAAACTATACTCGCCTGGGTTACAAAAATGGGCCGGTTTGATGACCACATCCACATTTCCCGTTTCACCTGTTACTGACGTCCCCTTTGGTGAGAATATAATACAATGAATCGATAGTACTTCAGCACATAGAACTAAACTCCTCCTTTTGATCCAAACACGTAAGTCCCTGCCATGTAATATATAGATAAGCAACTAATTTTCATACTGATAAAGGTGGGTATAATAAAATTAAAAGTATACCAAGAGTTGGCATCAAGACAGAGAGAAAGGCGGTTCCTGCGATCTTGAGAGGCAACCCTGTTTTAATCATGTCTTTGATCTCAATATGCCCTGTTGTGAATCCCACCACGTTGGAAGGTGTTCCCGTGGGTAGCAAGAACGCAAACTGAGACCCTATGGCACCAGGGACCATCAGGAGGAGAGGATGGATTTGCATATTCTTCGCAATCTCGATGAGCAAAGGAACCAACAGTGTAGTGGTTGCGTTGTTTGACGTGAACTCAGTGATGCTAGCAGCGATGAGACAAACCGTTGGAGCGATGGCCCAGTAAGGAGCTGTTTCGAGAAACACGAGTCCTTTGGATAAAACTTCAGCTAAGCCACTTGTACGTACCCCATCAGCTATAGCGAATCCAGCTCCTAGTAACAGCACTATGTTCCACGGAAGTTTCTTGCATTTACCCCAATCCATTAGCTTCTCTCCCTTTTTAATACCGTTTGGGATTATAAACAGCAACGTAGCCATCATCACCCTCACCGTTCCATCACCGGCTCGACCGTTGAAGATGCAACCCCACCCGGGGATATCGTCGGTTATATTTCTTGTCATCCATAACACAACCAAACCACCAAACACAGACAAGACCATCTTCTCAGCGAAACTCATTGGTCCCAACATCTCAAGCTCTGTACGAAGATGGGACTTATGAAGATAAGGAGAGAGAAGTTTCCCTGACCCTTTAGGACAATACAGTACACATAGAATACCCCAAAGCATCACGAATAAGCACAAAGCTAGCGGGAAACCGAAGAAGAACCATTGGCTGAAACTGATTGGATCCGCCTCCGGGAAATAGCTTTTCCACATTCCGACAAGTATCAGATTGACCCCTGTTCCTGTCAGTGTGCTCATTCCACCAACAACAGCTGAGTATATAACACCGAGCACCACCGCTCGGCAAAACTTCCCCACCGCCGGAGGCACCATTTCCGATGACGACGAAGGCGACGAGGGCAGTCTCTGAAGTATCCCTGTAGCGACTGGCATCATCATGACCGTGGCCGCCACGTTGTGCATCCACATGCTC is a genomic window containing:
- the LOC106306693 gene encoding putative MO25-like protein At5g47540, giving the protein MKGLFKSKPRTPSDLVRQTRDLFLYAHGSISLPDSKRDEKMAELSRNIRDMKSILYGNSEAEPVAEACAQLTQEFFREDTLRLLITCLPKLNLETRKDATQVVANLQRQQVNSKLIASDYLEANLDLMDLLIEGFENTDLALHYGAMFRECIRHQIVAKYVLESEHVKKFFDYIQLPNFDIAADAAATFKELLTRHKSTVAEFLTNNEDWFFADYNSKLLESSNYITRRQAIKLLGDILLDRSNSAVMTKYVSSRDNLRILMNLLRESSKSIQIEAFHVFKLFVANQKKPADIVNILVANRSKLLRLLADLKPDKEDERFEADKSQVLREIAALEPQDLA
- the LOC106306694 gene encoding cysteine proteinase inhibitor 5, with amino-acid sequence MNNKSTSILLLSLVLLPLYASASPRVGGWRPLSDVNDPHVVEIGKFSVSEYNKQSKAGLEFVVVVSGESQVVAGMNYRLIVAVNDGVETAGAGASKNYEAIVWERAWLKSMNLTSFKPAI
- the LOC106306232 gene encoding tonoplast dicarboxylate transporter-like — its product is MNGGHLPAAASDDLKSPLLPVVHNDEPLEKQTLGHHLRTIFTPKNCYIALGPLLCAVVCLCARLGGEDTTTAKNMLGVLVWMFAWWLTEAVPMPITSMSPLFLFPLFGITTADHVASSYMDDVISLVLGSFILALAVEHYNIHRRLALNITMVFCVEPLNAPVLLLGICATTAFVSMWMHNVAATVMMMPVATGILQRLPSSPSSSSEMVPPAVGKFCRAVVLGVIYSAVVGGMSTLTGTGVNLILVGMWKSYFPEADPISFSQWFFFGFPLALCLFVMLWGILCVLYCPKGSGKLLSPYLHKSHLRTELEMLGPMSFAEKMVLSVFGGLVVLWMTRNITDDIPGWGCIFNGRAGDGTVRVMMATLLFIIPNGIKKGEKLMDWGKCKKLPWNIVLLLGAGFAIADGVRTSGLAEVLSKGLVFLETAPYWAIAPTVCLIAASITEFTSNNATTTLLVPLLIEIAKNMQIHPLLLMVPGAIGSQFAFLLPTGTPSNVVGFTTGHIEIKDMIKTGLPLKIAGTAFLSVLMPTLGTYVFGSKGGV